Proteins from a single region of Pseudomonas phenolilytica:
- a CDS encoding class II 3-deoxy-7-phosphoheptulonate synthase, whose translation MTTAWSPSSWRSKPIQQQPDYPDADHLARVERTLAGLPPLVFAGEARELRRQFTEVTQGRAFLLQGGDCAESFAEFSATKIRDTFKVLLQMAIVMTFAAGCPVVKVGRMAGQFAKPRSAGDETIDGVTLPAYRGDIVNGIGFDEKSRVPDPERLLQAYHQSTASLNLLRAFAQGGFADLHQVHQWNLDFIANSLLAEKYHQLGARIDETLRFMRACGLSDAPQLRETSFFTAHEALLLNYEEAFVRQDSLTGGWYDCSAHMLWIGDRTRQLDGAHVEFLRGVGNPIGVKVGPSMDSEDLIRLIDILNPQNDPGRLNLIVRMGADKVEAGLPRLIRAVQQEGRQVLWSCDPMHGNTMKASSGYKTRDFERVLAEVRQFFDVHRAEGSYPGGIHIEMTGQNVTECLGGSRAITEAGLSDRYHTHCDPRLNADQSLEMAFMIAETLKQLRPH comes from the coding sequence ATGACCACCGCCTGGAGCCCGTCGAGCTGGCGTAGCAAACCGATTCAGCAACAACCCGATTACCCCGATGCCGATCACCTCGCCCGCGTCGAGCGCACCCTCGCCGGCCTGCCGCCGCTGGTGTTCGCCGGCGAGGCGCGCGAACTGCGACGCCAGTTCACCGAAGTCACCCAGGGTCGTGCGTTCCTTCTACAGGGCGGCGATTGTGCCGAGAGCTTCGCCGAGTTCTCCGCCACCAAGATCCGCGACACCTTCAAGGTGCTGCTGCAGATGGCCATCGTCATGACCTTCGCTGCCGGTTGCCCGGTGGTGAAAGTCGGCCGCATGGCCGGGCAGTTCGCCAAGCCGCGCTCGGCCGGCGACGAAACCATCGACGGCGTGACGCTGCCGGCCTATCGCGGCGATATCGTCAACGGCATCGGCTTCGACGAGAAGAGCCGCGTGCCGGACCCGGAGCGCCTGCTGCAGGCCTACCACCAATCCACCGCCAGCCTCAACCTGCTGCGCGCCTTCGCTCAGGGTGGCTTCGCCGATCTGCATCAGGTGCACCAGTGGAATCTGGACTTCATCGCCAACTCGCTGCTGGCCGAGAAGTATCACCAGCTCGGTGCGCGCATCGATGAAACGCTGCGCTTCATGCGTGCCTGCGGCCTGAGCGACGCCCCGCAACTGCGCGAAACCAGCTTCTTCACTGCTCACGAGGCGCTGCTGCTGAACTACGAGGAAGCCTTCGTGCGTCAGGACAGCCTCACCGGCGGCTGGTACGACTGCTCGGCGCACATGCTGTGGATCGGTGACCGCACCCGCCAGCTCGACGGCGCGCATGTGGAGTTCCTGCGCGGTGTTGGCAACCCGATCGGGGTCAAGGTCGGCCCGAGCATGGACAGCGAAGATCTGATCCGCCTGATCGATATCCTCAACCCGCAGAACGACCCCGGCCGCCTCAATCTCATCGTGCGCATGGGCGCCGACAAGGTCGAAGCCGGCCTGCCGCGCCTGATCCGCGCAGTGCAGCAAGAGGGACGACAGGTGCTGTGGAGCTGCGACCCCATGCACGGCAACACCATGAAGGCCTCAAGCGGCTACAAGACCCGCGATTTCGAGCGGGTACTGGCAGAGGTTCGGCAGTTCTTCGACGTGCATCGCGCCGAGGGCAGCTACCCGGGCGGCATCCACATCGAGATGACCGGACAGAACGTCACCGAGTGCCTCGGCGGCTCGCGCGCGATCACCGAAGCCGGGCTCAGCGACCGTTACCACACCCACTGCGATCCGCGACTGAATGCCGACCAGTCGCTGGAGATGGCGTTCATGATTGCCGAGACGCTGAAACAGCTGCGTCCGCACTGA
- the efp gene encoding elongation factor P: protein MKTAQEFRAGQVAIINGAPWVIQKAEFNKSGRNSAVVKMKLKNLLNGSATETVYKADDKLEPVILERKEVTYSYFADPLYVFMDDEFNQYEIEKADLEGVMTFIEDGMTDVCEAVFYNDKVISVELPTTIVREIVYTEPSVRGDTSGKVMKTARLKNGAELQVSAFCEIGDSIEIDTRTGEYKSRVKA, encoded by the coding sequence ATGAAAACCGCACAAGAGTTCCGTGCCGGCCAGGTGGCCATCATCAACGGCGCACCCTGGGTCATCCAGAAAGCCGAGTTCAACAAGTCCGGCCGCAACAGTGCCGTGGTCAAGATGAAGCTGAAGAACCTGCTCAACGGTTCGGCGACCGAGACCGTATACAAGGCCGATGACAAGCTGGAGCCGGTAATTCTCGAGCGCAAGGAAGTGACCTACTCCTACTTCGCCGATCCGCTGTATGTCTTCATGGACGACGAGTTCAACCAGTACGAGATCGAGAAGGCCGACCTCGAAGGCGTCATGACCTTCATCGAAGACGGCATGACCGACGTCTGCGAAGCCGTGTTCTACAACGACAAGGTGATCTCGGTCGAACTGCCGACCACCATCGTTCGTGAAATCGTCTACACCGAGCCGTCGGTTCGTGGCGATACCTCCGGCAAGGTGATGAAGACTGCCCGTCTGAAGAACGGTGCCGAGCTGCAGGTTTCCGCTTTCTGCGAAATCGGCGACTCGATCGAGATCGATACCCGCACCGGCGAGTACAAGTCCCGCGTCAAGGCCTGA
- the earP gene encoding elongation factor P maturation arginine rhamnosyltransferase EarP has translation MSVKVAWDIFCVVVDNYGDIGVTWRLARQLAAEHGQRVRLWVDDLETFARLCPGTSVSAAQQWHEGVDVRHWPREWGGAEPADVVIEAFACELPRAYINAMAASSRRILWLNLEYLSAEDWIVGCHALPSLQSSGLQKYFFFPGFEARTGGLIREADLVSRREAFQADPARREDFLASLGVVLQPGARLLSLFAYENAAVAGWLDALTADSRPNQLLVPEGRVLADVAAWLGVPSLRPGERHQRGALQIAVVPFMTQDEYDLLLWSCDFNAVRGEESFIRAQWAGRPLVWHIYPQEDDAHWDKLHAFLDLYSHDLAPTARGALQDFWRAWNAGEGAGPAWSALLDEYPALLAHAEAWLHKQVANGDLAGKLVFFYTDWL, from the coding sequence TTGTCTGTGAAAGTTGCCTGGGACATCTTCTGTGTCGTGGTGGACAACTACGGCGATATCGGCGTGACCTGGCGCCTGGCGCGCCAGCTGGCCGCCGAGCATGGCCAGCGGGTGCGGCTCTGGGTCGACGATCTGGAGACCTTCGCCCGCCTGTGTCCTGGCACCAGCGTGAGCGCGGCGCAGCAGTGGCACGAGGGTGTCGATGTGCGCCATTGGCCGCGCGAGTGGGGCGGCGCCGAGCCGGCCGATGTGGTCATCGAGGCGTTCGCCTGCGAGCTGCCACGCGCCTATATAAATGCAATGGCCGCGAGCAGCCGGCGCATTCTTTGGCTGAACCTGGAATACCTCAGCGCCGAGGATTGGATCGTCGGCTGCCACGCATTGCCGTCGCTGCAGTCCAGTGGGCTGCAGAAGTACTTTTTCTTCCCCGGTTTCGAGGCGAGGACCGGCGGGCTGATCCGCGAGGCGGACCTCGTTTCGCGCCGCGAAGCGTTCCAGGCCGATCCGGCGCGCCGCGAGGATTTCCTTGCCAGTCTGGGTGTGGTGTTGCAACCCGGCGCGCGGCTGCTGTCGTTGTTTGCCTACGAGAATGCCGCCGTAGCTGGCTGGCTCGATGCGCTGACGGCCGATTCGCGGCCGAACCAGCTGCTGGTGCCCGAAGGTCGCGTGCTGGCGGATGTCGCGGCATGGCTCGGCGTACCGTCGCTGCGGCCGGGCGAGCGCCATCAGCGTGGCGCGCTGCAGATCGCCGTGGTGCCCTTCATGACTCAGGACGAGTACGACCTGCTGCTGTGGAGCTGCGATTTCAACGCGGTGCGCGGCGAGGAGTCGTTCATTCGCGCGCAGTGGGCGGGGCGTCCGCTGGTGTGGCACATCTATCCGCAGGAAGACGATGCGCACTGGGACAAACTACATGCCTTCCTCGATCTGTACAGCCACGATCTGGCGCCCACCGCGCGCGGCGCGCTACAGGACTTCTGGCGGGCATGGAACGCCGGGGAGGGCGCCGGACCCGCCTGGAGCGCGCTGCTGGATGAGTATCCGGCGCTGCTGGCGCATGCCGAGGCCTGGCTGCACAAACAGGTGGCGAATGGCGATCTGGCTGGAAAGCTGGTGTTTTTTTACACAGATTGGCTATGA
- a CDS encoding recombinase family protein, protein MTATIAYVRVSTDDQTTEAQRHAISQRFNVSEWFSDEATSGATKALQREGFKALHAYARKGDTVVVAAIDRLGRDTIDVLETVEALKAKGVTVVSMREGFDLSSPVGKAMLTMLAAVAELERANIKARQMAGIERARAHGKKLGAPKVIDDQAVAIWRKENEASIADTAKHWGISTAAVKRACRVLRVPQAAAV, encoded by the coding sequence ATGACCGCCACCATCGCCTACGTCCGAGTCAGCACCGACGACCAAACAACCGAGGCCCAGCGCCACGCCATCAGCCAACGCTTCAATGTGAGCGAGTGGTTCTCCGATGAGGCAACCAGCGGTGCTACCAAGGCACTGCAACGGGAGGGCTTCAAGGCACTCCACGCCTATGCCAGGAAGGGAGACACGGTTGTCGTGGCAGCCATCGACCGCCTGGGCAGGGATACCATCGATGTGCTGGAGACAGTGGAAGCCCTGAAAGCCAAGGGCGTAACTGTGGTCTCGATGCGCGAAGGCTTCGACCTATCCAGCCCAGTCGGCAAGGCCATGCTCACTATGTTGGCTGCGGTAGCAGAGCTGGAGCGAGCCAATATCAAGGCCCGCCAGATGGCTGGGATCGAGCGAGCCAGGGCGCATGGCAAGAAGCTGGGCGCTCCGAAGGTGATCGATGATCAGGCCGTGGCTATCTGGAGGAAAGAGAACGAGGCCAGCATTGCAGATACCGCCAAGCACTGGGGGATCTCGACGGCTGCCGTGAAGCGGGCTTGCAGGGTGCTGCGAGTGCCACAAGCGGCAGCCGTGTAG
- a CDS encoding type I restriction endonuclease subunit R: MSPAAPHSHDYSEDTLVEQPAIVLFESLGWETGNLYAEWTGSSSSEGRQTQQDVVLEGRLRAALSKLNPDLPSDAINLVVEELARDRSKLLPVNANQEVYRLLKDGVPVPVTDEHGHNTLKVAKVIDWGNVEENDFFLASQFWVKGDYHTRRTDLLGFVNGIPLLFVELKATHKTLKAAYDDNLTDYRTVIPQLFTYNGALMLSNGSQTVVGSTFSPWEHLFEWKRINDEGEKGVVSLETAIRGIGEPSRLLDIVENFTVFEDVAGGVIKKIAKNHQYLGVNKAIAEVWRTKDRPKDQAGRLGVFWHTQGSGKSLSMVFFAQKILRKIPGNWTFVIVTDRNELDEQIYKTFAATGAVGEVEAHATSGAHLKQLLSEDHRYVFTLIQKFGTKKGEVYPQLSDRQDIIVITDEAHRSQYDTLAMNMRTALPNAAFLGFTGTPLMAGEEKTKEVFGDYISVYDFGQSIADGATVPLYYENRIPEMQLINDNLNEDMAALLEEAELDEEQERKVEQVFAREYHLITREDRLEAIAKDLVSHFVGRGYQGKAMLVCIDKATAVRMYNKVQDHWKTYLAELKAQLAKAPKEQQEELQHKIQVMTSTDMAVVVSQGQNEVKELADKGLDIIPHRKRMNEENLGEKFKDSKDPLRLVFVCAMWITGFDVPSCSTIYLDKPMKNHTLMQTIARANRKYPGKEAGLIVDYVGVFRKLQEALAIYGGASSGEDGEGEPIKNKAELVEYLKHLLARGISFLSEHGVNAQVIKDAQGFEKVAKLDDAVEQLIANEEIKNSFMSQARIVSRVYRAILPDPDANELAPDAVLISVIAQKIKALAPPVDIFDVMQQVEELLDRSIAPVPYIIKEDDDQPLHDLSQIDFEKLKERFNQGRKRTEAEKLRALLSMKLETMLTENPTRKDFMEKFQKLIDAYNSGSLNIEVFFKGLVDLTADLQVEDQRAIRENLSEEELALFDILTKPVPELADKERAQVKKVCKELLETLKAEKLVLDWRKKDRARSDVRRTLEIVFDRGLPESYDEGIYNEKCELAFHHIFTSYYGAGESVYSAMR, from the coding sequence ATGAGTCCAGCAGCACCGCATTCGCACGACTATTCCGAGGACACGTTGGTCGAGCAGCCAGCCATCGTGCTGTTCGAGTCTCTCGGCTGGGAAACTGGGAACCTCTACGCAGAGTGGACAGGTAGTTCCTCCAGCGAAGGTCGCCAGACTCAGCAGGATGTGGTGCTGGAGGGGCGTCTGCGGGCTGCGCTGAGCAAGCTCAACCCTGACTTGCCCAGCGATGCCATCAATCTGGTGGTCGAGGAATTGGCCCGAGATCGTTCCAAGCTGCTGCCGGTCAACGCCAATCAGGAGGTCTATCGGCTGCTGAAGGATGGGGTGCCTGTCCCGGTCACCGATGAGCACGGACACAACACGCTCAAGGTGGCCAAGGTCATCGACTGGGGCAATGTCGAGGAGAACGACTTCTTCCTCGCCTCCCAGTTCTGGGTGAAAGGGGATTACCACACCCGGCGCACCGATCTGCTGGGTTTCGTGAACGGTATTCCGCTGTTGTTCGTTGAGCTGAAGGCAACGCACAAGACGCTCAAGGCCGCCTACGACGACAACCTCACCGACTACCGGACTGTCATCCCGCAGCTCTTCACCTATAACGGCGCACTGATGCTGTCTAACGGTTCTCAGACGGTGGTGGGTAGTACCTTCTCGCCGTGGGAGCATTTGTTCGAGTGGAAGCGAATCAACGATGAAGGTGAGAAGGGTGTCGTCTCCCTGGAAACAGCCATCAGGGGCATCGGTGAGCCTTCCAGGCTGCTGGACATCGTCGAGAACTTCACCGTCTTCGAGGATGTGGCTGGTGGTGTGATCAAGAAGATCGCCAAGAACCACCAGTACTTGGGGGTCAATAAGGCCATCGCTGAGGTCTGGCGAACCAAGGATCGCCCCAAGGATCAGGCCGGGCGGCTTGGCGTCTTCTGGCACACCCAAGGCTCAGGCAAGTCTCTGTCGATGGTCTTCTTCGCTCAGAAGATCCTGCGCAAGATCCCAGGTAACTGGACGTTCGTGATCGTCACCGACCGCAACGAACTGGACGAGCAAATCTACAAGACCTTCGCCGCTACAGGTGCTGTGGGGGAAGTCGAAGCCCATGCCACCAGCGGTGCTCACCTCAAGCAGTTGCTCAGCGAAGATCACCGCTACGTCTTCACGCTGATCCAGAAGTTCGGCACGAAAAAAGGCGAGGTCTACCCGCAGCTCTCTGACCGCCAGGACATCATCGTCATCACCGACGAAGCTCACCGTTCCCAGTACGACACGCTGGCCATGAACATGAGGACGGCACTCCCCAATGCCGCCTTCCTGGGCTTCACCGGGACGCCACTGATGGCTGGCGAGGAGAAGACCAAAGAGGTCTTTGGTGACTACATCTCCGTCTATGACTTCGGCCAATCCATCGCTGACGGTGCCACGGTTCCGCTGTACTACGAGAACCGCATTCCCGAGATGCAGCTCATCAATGACAACCTCAACGAGGACATGGCGGCGCTACTCGAAGAGGCCGAGCTGGACGAGGAGCAGGAGCGCAAAGTCGAGCAGGTCTTCGCCCGTGAGTACCACCTGATCACCCGAGAGGATCGACTGGAGGCAATCGCCAAGGATCTGGTGAGCCACTTCGTTGGTCGTGGTTACCAGGGCAAGGCCATGCTGGTGTGCATCGACAAGGCCACCGCCGTTCGCATGTACAACAAGGTTCAGGATCACTGGAAGACGTATCTGGCTGAACTGAAGGCTCAACTTGCAAAGGCTCCCAAGGAGCAGCAGGAAGAGCTGCAGCACAAGATCCAGGTGATGACATCGACCGATATGGCGGTGGTCGTCTCCCAAGGTCAGAACGAGGTGAAGGAGCTAGCCGACAAAGGGCTGGACATCATCCCGCACCGTAAGCGCATGAATGAAGAGAACCTGGGCGAGAAGTTCAAAGACTCCAAGGATCCGCTGCGGTTGGTCTTCGTGTGCGCCATGTGGATCACCGGCTTTGATGTGCCGTCTTGCTCGACCATCTACCTCGACAAGCCGATGAAGAACCACACACTGATGCAGACCATCGCTCGTGCCAACCGGAAGTATCCAGGCAAGGAGGCGGGGCTGATCGTCGACTATGTTGGGGTCTTCCGTAAGCTGCAGGAAGCCTTGGCAATCTACGGTGGGGCTTCTTCTGGCGAAGATGGTGAAGGTGAGCCAATCAAGAACAAGGCCGAGCTGGTCGAGTACTTGAAGCACCTGCTTGCCAGGGGGATCTCGTTCTTGTCCGAGCATGGAGTGAACGCCCAGGTCATCAAGGATGCTCAAGGCTTCGAGAAGGTGGCCAAGCTGGATGATGCGGTTGAGCAACTCATTGCCAATGAGGAAATCAAGAACAGCTTCATGAGTCAGGCCCGGATTGTGTCTCGGGTCTACAGAGCGATTCTTCCCGACCCTGATGCCAATGAGCTTGCTCCTGACGCTGTGCTGATCTCCGTGATTGCCCAGAAGATCAAGGCACTGGCTCCTCCTGTCGACATCTTCGATGTAATGCAGCAGGTCGAGGAATTGCTGGATCGCTCCATCGCTCCGGTGCCTTACATCATCAAGGAAGACGATGATCAGCCACTGCATGACCTCAGCCAGATCGACTTCGAGAAACTCAAGGAGAGGTTCAATCAGGGACGTAAGCGCACCGAGGCCGAGAAGCTCCGGGCCTTGCTGAGCATGAAGCTGGAAACCATGCTGACCGAGAACCCCACTCGCAAGGACTTCATGGAGAAGTTCCAGAAGCTGATCGACGCCTACAACTCTGGCAGCCTGAACATCGAGGTGTTCTTCAAGGGGCTGGTGGATCTCACTGCTGATCTGCAGGTCGAGGATCAACGAGCTATCCGCGAGAACCTCTCCGAGGAAGAGCTGGCTCTGTTCGACATCCTGACCAAGCCAGTGCCTGAACTTGCAGACAAGGAAAGGGCGCAGGTGAAGAAGGTCTGCAAGGAGCTTCTGGAGACCCTGAAAGCAGAGAAGCTGGTGCTCGACTGGCGCAAGAAAGACAGGGCCAGGAGTGATGTGCGGCGCACTCTGGAGATCGTCTTCGACCGGGGCTTGCCTGAGAGCTACGACGAGGGGATCTACAACGAGAAGTGCGAGCTGGCCTTCCACCACATCTTCACGAGCTACTACGGGGCTGGTGAGAGCGTGTACTCGGCCATGCGGTAA
- a CDS encoding restriction endonuclease subunit S: protein MGALNDWREVRLEDVCERITVGHVGSMANEYVSEGIPFLRSQNITPFKVDLRDVKYITSEFNEKLKKSALRPGDVAVVRTGYPGTAAVIPRALMVSNCSDLVIIRPGEEIDSWFLSCLFNSVWGKNMVAGNLVGVAQQHFNVGAAKNLRIRLPPIQIQQTIASILRNYDDLIENNTRRIEILEEMARRLYEEWFVQFRFPGHEGVEFKESELGLIPEGWKVVALETAVEINPKTKVERDGEKVFVPMGALSETGMVISGWEIKSGNSGAKFQNGDTLVARISPCLENGKTGFVDFLPANQPTACGSTEFIVLRSRSLCPEMVYCLSRSDRFREVAMKSMSGATGRQRVRVESLLGYPIAQPENELVAKYHAFAQPCFKEIRVLANKNANLRQQRDLLLPKLISGEIDVSDIPMPT, encoded by the coding sequence ATGGGGGCGCTCAACGATTGGCGTGAGGTTAGGCTTGAAGATGTTTGTGAGCGTATCACTGTCGGGCATGTTGGCTCGATGGCGAATGAGTATGTAAGTGAAGGTATCCCTTTTCTTCGCTCGCAGAACATTACTCCTTTCAAGGTCGATTTGCGCGATGTTAAGTACATAACCTCGGAGTTCAATGAAAAGCTAAAGAAGTCTGCGCTGAGGCCGGGGGACGTTGCGGTTGTTCGAACTGGGTATCCCGGAACTGCTGCGGTTATTCCTAGGGCCCTGATGGTTTCAAATTGTTCTGACTTGGTCATAATCCGCCCAGGTGAAGAAATTGATTCATGGTTTTTATCATGCCTCTTTAACTCCGTGTGGGGTAAAAACATGGTTGCTGGCAATCTGGTTGGGGTTGCTCAACAGCACTTCAATGTTGGTGCTGCCAAAAACCTTCGCATTCGTCTTCCTCCGATTCAGATCCAGCAGACGATTGCATCAATACTTCGAAACTACGACGACCTAATCGAAAACAACACGCGCCGCATCGAGATTCTCGAAGAAATGGCGCGGCGGTTGTACGAGGAGTGGTTCGTTCAGTTCCGCTTTCCGGGGCATGAGGGGGTGGAGTTCAAGGAGAGTGAGCTTGGGCTGATTCCTGAAGGCTGGAAAGTGGTTGCCCTAGAAACGGCCGTTGAAATAAACCCAAAGACCAAAGTAGAGCGTGATGGCGAGAAAGTCTTCGTCCCTATGGGGGCGTTATCTGAAACGGGGATGGTAATTTCTGGTTGGGAAATTAAATCGGGGAATAGCGGTGCTAAGTTCCAAAATGGGGATACCTTGGTTGCTCGTATCTCTCCCTGTCTTGAGAACGGGAAAACTGGCTTTGTTGATTTCTTGCCCGCCAACCAGCCTACTGCGTGCGGATCAACGGAGTTCATAGTCCTACGCTCTCGCTCACTGTGCCCGGAGATGGTTTATTGTCTTTCGCGAAGTGATAGGTTTCGCGAAGTGGCCATGAAGAGCATGTCGGGAGCCACAGGTCGCCAACGTGTCCGAGTAGAGAGCCTTTTGGGTTATCCCATAGCGCAGCCTGAAAACGAGCTCGTTGCCAAGTATCATGCTTTTGCTCAGCCTTGTTTCAAGGAAATCAGGGTGCTTGCAAATAAGAACGCGAACCTTCGCCAGCAGAGAGACCTGCTACTCCCCAAGCTAATATCCGGTGAGATCGACGTATCCGATATCCCCATGCCGACCTAA